From the Tripterygium wilfordii isolate XIE 37 chromosome 6, ASM1340144v1, whole genome shotgun sequence genome, one window contains:
- the LOC119999227 gene encoding cyclin-dependent kinase B2-2-like, translating to MEKPAVSAMEAFEKLEKVGEGTYGKVYKARERATGKIVALKKTRLPEDDEGVPPTTLREISILRMLSRDPHVVRLMDVKQGQNKEGKTVLYLVFEYMDTDVKKFIRSFRQSGGDIPVKTVKSLMYQLCKGVAFCHGHGILHRDLKPHNLLMDRKTMMLKIADLGLARAFTVPIKKYTHEILTLWYRAPEVLLGATHYSTAVDMWSVACIFAELVTRQALFPGDSELQQLLHIFRLLGTPNEETWPGVSKLMNWHEYPQWKHQNLSSAVSNLDENGLDLLSQMLQYEPSKRISAKKAMEHPYFDDIDKTNL from the exons atggagaAGCCAGCAGTATCAGCGATGGAGGCATTCGAAAAGCTGGAGAAAGTTGGGGAGGGAACCTATGGGAAGGTGTACAAAGCGAGAGAGAGGGCCACCGGGAAAATCGTGGCTCTGAAGAAGACCCGCCTCCCCGAGGACGATGAAGGCGTTCCTCCAACCACTCTTCGCGAGATCTCCATCTTGCGCATGCTCTCCAGGGACCCTCACGTCGTCAg ATTGATGGATGTAAAACAAGGACAGAATAAAGAAGGAAAGACAGTACTTTACCTGGTGTTTGAGTACATGGATACTGATGTGAAAAAATTCATCCGGAGCTTCCGACAATCAGGAGGGGATATTCCTGTTAAAACTGTCAAG AGCTTGATGTACCAACTTTGCAAGGGTGTTGCTTTCTGCCATGGACATGGAATCTTACACAG GGACCTGAAGCCTCACAACCTCCTGATGGACCGAAAGACAATGATGCTCAAAATAGCAGATCTTGGTTTAGCTCGAGCATTTACTGTTCCAATTAAGAAGTATACTCATGAG ATATTGACACTCTGGTACAGAGCTCCTGAAGTTCTTTTGGGGGCTACTCATTACTCAACTGCAGTGGATATGTGGTCTGTTGCTTGTATATTTG CTGAACTGGTGACAAGGCAAGCGCTCTTCCCTGGAGATTCTGAACTGCAACAGCTCTTGCATATTTTCAG GTTGTTGGGTACTCCTAATGAAGAAACGTGGCCTGGAGTGAGCAAGCTGATGAACTGGCACGAGTATCCTCAGTGGAAACATCAGAATCTGTCATCAGCTGTTTCTAATTTGGATGAAAATGGACTGGATTTACTATCA CAAATGTTGCAGTACGAACCATCAAAGCGAATTTCGGCAAAGAAAGCTATGGAGCATCCTTATTTTGACGATATTGACAAGACCAATCTGTGA
- the LOC119999225 gene encoding protein FAR1-RELATED SEQUENCE 5-like: MMEFGNEVMELDEMTASGVEEDAETNPELYEDYESHHFVPSNRDSHLEPFQGMEFDSEQAARIFYNSYARRFGFSTRVSVYQRSRRDGSIICRQIVCSREGFRRCSNDNPSKRQRTITRVGCKAQMTVKKQTSGKWAVTKLVKEHNHELVPPDKVHCLRSHRHVSGPARSLIDTLQAAGMGPSGVMSVFIKESGGVSNVGFTKVDCQNYMSSSRQRTLGSCGQFVFDYLKQMQAGDPGFFFAIQGGFDNPTGNIFWSDADSIMNYSYFADTVTFDTTYRTNRYRVPFAPFTGWNHHGQPVLFGCALLLNESESSFVWLFETWLAAMSGRHPISITTDQDRIIRAAVAQVFPGSRHRFCKWNVFREAQEKLSDIYQSYPAFEAEFQRCINATETVDEFESCWANLLHKYDIENNEWLHAMYNARQQWVPVYLRDTFFGEMSITQGSDSINSYFDGYINASTNVQMLIKQHEKAIASRYEKEVKAGYDTLNRDPVLKTPSPMEKQAAKLYSRTIFLKFQEELVDTLAYSATVVDDVGSEIMYRVAKFGEDHKACYVRFNAFEKKARCSCRMFEFSGITCRHILAVFRVTNILTLPSHYILKRWTRNAKSGVLLEECSLGLPDNSQDSAAARCENLSQELIKFVEAAAESIHVYNVAMDALHEAGRKVAAAKNHGSRVTQNALIGGSKQLQVYSMDQDKKIEKLTGELEIASEICEAYRLKLHGVLKDLEEQKLKVSVKVQNVRVNLKDKMEG, translated from the exons atGATGGAGTTTGGAAATGAAGTGATGGAGCTTGATGAAATGACCGCTTCTGGCGTCGAAGAAGATGCAGAAACGAACCCAGAACTGTACGAAGATTACGAAAGTCACCATTTTGTACCCTCTAATCGGGATTCTCATCTCGAACCCTTCCAGGGTATGGAGTTCGATTCGGAACAAGCAGCTCGCATTTTCTACAATTCCTACGCGCGTCGTTTTGGTTTCAGTACTCGGGTCAGTGTCTATCAGCGGTCCCGTCGAGATGGCTCCATCATTTGCCGTCAGATTGTGTGTTCGCGGGAGGGGTTTCGCCGTTGCAGTAACGATAACCCGTCCAAGAGACAGCGAACCATCACTAGGGTAGGTTGTAAGGCACAAATGACTGTGAAAAAACAGACTTCTGGAAAATGGGCTGTGACCAAGCTTGTGAAAGAGCATAACCACGAGCTTGTGCCACCTGATAAGGTGCATTGCCTACGATCACATAGGCATGTTTCTGGTCCTGCTCGAAGCCTGATTGACACGCTTCAGGCAGCCGGAATGGGTCCTAGTGGGGTTATGTCTGTGTTCATTAAGGAATCGGGTGGTGTTAGTAATGTTGGTTTCACAAAAGTTGATTGCCAGAATTATATGAGTAGTAGTAGGCAGAGGACACTAGGAAGTTGTGGTCAATttgtttttgattatttgaagcaAATGCAGGCTGGGGATCCTGGTTTCTTTTTTGCTATTCAAGGTGGTTTTGATAACCCAACAGGAAACATATTTTGGTCTGATGCTGATTCTATAATGAATTATAGTTACTTTGCAGATACTGTTACATTTGATACAACATATAGGACCAATCGTTATCGGGTTCCCTTTGCACCATTTACTGGGTGGAATCATCATGGGCAACCTGTATTGTTTGGATGTGCCTTACTACTCAATGAATCTGAGTCCTCATTTGTTTGGCTATTTGAGACTTGGCTTGCTGCCATGTCCGGTCGCCATCCCATCTCGATAACAACAGACCAGGATAGAATTATTCGAGCAGCTGTTGCGCAAGTATTTCCAGGATCCCGTCACCGATTTTGTAAATGGAATGTATTTAGGGAAGCTCAGGAGAAGTTGTCTGATATATATCAGTCGTACCCAGCATTTGAAGCAGAGTTCCAGAGGTGCATCAATGCAACAGAAACTGTTGATGAGTTTGAATCTTGTTGGGCGAACCTTCTTCATAAATATGATATTGAGAATAATGAATGGCTTCACGCAATGTACAATGCTCGCCAGCAATGGGTTCCAGTTTATCTCCGGGATACATTCTTTGGCGAGATGTCCATAACTCAAGGAAGTGATAGCATAAACTCATACTTTGATGGATACATAAATGCATCAACTAATGTTCAGATGCTGATTAAGCAGCATGAAAAAGCCATTGCTAGTCGGTATgaaaaggaagtaaaggcaggTTATGACACACTAAACAGAGACCCAGTTTTGAAAACTCCGTCTCCAATGGAAAAACAAGCTGCAAAGCTTTATTCAAGGacgatttttttgaaattccaagAAGAACTAGTTGACACTCTTGCATATTCAGCAACAGTAGTTGATGATGTGGGATCTGAAATTATGTATCGGGTGGCAAAGTTTGGGGAGGACCACAAAGCCTGTTATGTTCGATTCAATGCTTTTGAAAAGAAAGCCAGATGTAGCTGTCGGATGTTTGAGTTTTCAGGTATTACTTGTAGGCACATATTAGCAGTTTTTAGGGTAACAAATATTCTTACACTTCCGTCTCACTACATCTTGAAACGATGGACAAGAAATGCCAAAAGTGGGGTTTTATTGGAGGAGTGCAGTCTTGGTTTGCCTGATAATTCTCAAGATTCAGCTGCTGCTCGGTGTGAAAATCTCAGCCAGGAACTTATTAAATTTGTTGAAGCAGCAGCAGAATCAATACATGTTTATAATGTGGCTATGGATGCTCTCCACGAGGCTGGAAGGAAAGTTGCTGCTGCAAAGAATCATGGCTCAAGGGTCACACAAAATGCTCTGATTGGGGGTAGTAAGCAGCTTCAGGTTTACTCTATG GATCAGgacaagaaaattgagaaaCTGACGGGTGAGTTGGAAATTGCAAGTGAAATATGCGAAGCATATCGGTTGAAATTGCATGGCGTTTTGAAAGACCTGGAGGAACAGAAGTTGAAGGTATCGGTGAAGGTTCAGAATGTGCGGGTCAATCTAAAAGATAAAATGGAAGGGTGA
- the LOC119999228 gene encoding pyrophosphate--fructose 6-phosphate 1-phosphotransferase subunit alpha — translation MDSDFGIPRQLSDLQKLRSHYQPDLPPCLQGTTVRVEFGDATTAQDPADAHTISRSFPHTYGQPLAHFLRATAKVPDAQIITDHPALRVGIVFCGRQSPGGHNVIWGLHDALKVHNPNSTLLGFLGGSEGLFAQKTLEITDDVLATYKNQGGYDLLGRTKDQIRTTEQVNAALTTCNNLKLDGLVIIGGVTSNTDAAQLAETFAEAKCPTKVVGVPVTLNGDLKNQFVETNVGFDTICKVNSQLISNVCTDALSAEKYYYFVRLMGRKASHVALECTLQSHPNMVILGEEVAASKLTLFDITKQICDAVQARSDQDKYHGVILLPEGLIESIPEVYALLKEIHGLLRQGVTVDSISSQLSPWASALFEFLPPFIKKQLLLHPESDDSAQLSQIETEKLVAHLVETEMTKRLKEGSYKGKKFNAICHFFGYQARGSLPSKFDCDYAYVLGHISYHILVAGLNGYMATINNLKNPLNKWRCGAAPITAMMTVKRWAQSPGASSIGKPAIHPATVDLKGKAYELLRQNAAKLLVDDIYRNPGPLQFDGPGADAKPVTLCVEDQDYMGRIKELQEYLDKVRTIVKPGCSVEVLKAALSVMASVTEVLSMMSSSPSNHKIL, via the exons ATGGATTCCGATTTCGGCATTCCGAGACAGCTCTCCGATCTCCAGAAGCTCCGATCTCACTACCAACCGGACCTCCCTCCCTGTCTTCAG GGAACCACTGTCAGAGTGGAATTTGGTGATGCAACAACTGCACAAGACCCAGCGGACGCCCACACTATTAGTCGATCCTTCCCGCATACATACGGTCAGCCTTTGGCTCACTTTCTAAGAGCAACTGCAAAGGTCCCTGATGCTCAGATTATCACAGATCATCCAGCGCTTAG GGTAGGAATAGTCTTTTGTGGGAGGCAATCTCCTGGAGGACATAATGTCATTTGGGGACTTCATGACGCTCTTAAAGTTCACAATCCAAACAGCACATTGCTTGGGTTTCTGG GTGGTTCTGAAGGATTGTTTGCACAGAAAACTCTTGAGATCACTGATGATGTTCTTGCAACCTACAAAAATCAAG GTGGTTATGATTTGCTGGGACGTACAAAAGATCAAATTAGAACAACTGAGCAAGTTAATGCTGCCTTAACTACATGCAATAACTTGAAATTGGATGGCCTTGTGATTATAGGAG GTGTCACATCAAACACAGACGCTGCTCAACTTGCTGAGACGTTTGCTGAAGCAAAATGCCCAACGAAG GTTGTTGGTGTACCTGTTACCTTGAATGGAGATCTTAAGAATCAATTCGTGGAAACGAATGTTGGTTTTGATACAATATGCAAG GTAAATTCCCAGCTCATTAGCAATGTCTGCACTGATGCTCTATCTGcagagaag taTTATTATTTTGTCCGGCTCATGGGCAGAAAGGCATCGCATGTGGCTTTGGAGTGCACTCTCCAGTCTCATCCAAATATG GTGATCCTGGGTGAGGAGGTAGCTGCATCAAAACTTACTCTTTTTGATATTACAAAACAAATTTGCGATGCTGTTCAAGCCAGATCAGATCAAG ATAAGTACCACGGTGTCATCTTACTGCCCGAGGGGCTCATAGAAAGCATCCCTGAAGTTTATGCTCTGTTGAAG GAAATACATGGCTTGCTCAGGCAAGGGGTTACTGTGGATAGCATTTCATCTCAACTTTCACCCTGGGCATCTGCATTATTTGAGTTTTTGCCTCCATTTATCAAAAAGCAG CTGCTCCTTCACCCTGAATCAGATGACTCTGCACAGTTATCGCAG ATTGAGACAGAGAAACTTGTTGCACATCTAGTGGAGACTGAAATGACCAAGCGCCTG AAAGAAGGCTCATACAAGGGGAAAAAGTTCAATGCGATCTGTCACTTTTTTGGGTATCAGGCTCGGGGATCCTTGCCATCAAAATTTGACTGTGACTATGCCTAT GTTCTTGGACACATATCCTACCACATTTTGGTGGCTGGTTTGAATGGCTACATGGCAACTATTAACAATTTGAAGAACCCTTTGAACAAGTGGCGTTGTGGTGCTGCTCCAATTACA GCAATGATGACTGTGAAAAGATGGGCTCAAAGTCCCGGTGCCTCTTCAATTGGGAAACCGGCTATCCACCCAGCCACGGTAGATTTAAAAGGAAAAGCATATGA GCTGCTGAGACAAAATGCAGCTAAACTCTTGGTGGACGATATTTACAGAAATCCTGGGCCTCTTCAATTTGATGGTCCTGGTGCTGATGCTAAGCCTGTAACTCTCTGTGTCGAGGACCAGGATTACATGGGCCGTATCAAGGAATTGCAGGAATATCTTGACAAG GTACGAACCATTGTGAAACCTGGCTGTTCAGTGGAAGTTCTGAAAGCAGCTTTGAGTGTCATGGCCTCTGTGACAGAAGTCCTCTCTATGATGTCGTCGTCTCCTAGCAATCATAAAATCCtttaa
- the LOC119999229 gene encoding bZIP transcription factor 60-like — translation MENTEFLVDDDVSALIDWDLCDGSQNCADIFGTEVPAPALDSPKYSDAPVSSWFSEIENLLMKDDDDSPADLDFHSCENFLEDVLVDSNSGDCCCVSTDKESSGSETKEEQEKLDGSKGNGDDDDPVAKKRRRQMRNRHAAVRSRERKKTYVRDLEMKSTYLEGECRRLGRLLQCFVAENQALRLTLQKGSAFGASSAKQESAVLLLESLLLGSLLWFLGIMCLFSLPTQPQSYMGAVRLGNQKSPESLVRKGAGSNMFIFLPQLLVNNRRCKASRTKMKRDFFLV, via the exons ATGGAGAATACTGAATTTTTGGTAGATGATGATGTTTCCGCGCTAATTGATTGGGATTTGTGCGATGGATCGCAGAATTGTGCTGATATTTTCGGAACAGAGGTCCCTGCGCCTGCCTTGGATTCTCCCAAGTATTCTGATGCGCCGGTCTCTTCGTGGTTCAGCGAGATCGAGAACTTACTGATGAAAGACGACGATGATTCCCCTGCGGATCTCGACTTTCACTCCTGCGAGAATTTCCTCGAAGATGTTCTCGTCGATTCTAATTCCGGTGACTGCTGTTGTGTTTCAACGGATAAGGAATCGAGCGGTTCGGAGACGAAGGAAGAGCAGGAGAAACTAGACGGATCTAAGGGGAacggtgatgatgatgaccCGGTCGCCAAGAAACGGAGGAG GCAGATGAGAAATAGGCATGCGGCGGTGAGGtcaagagagaggaagaagacgtACGTGAGGGATTTGGAGATGAAGAGTACGTATTTAGAAGGGGAATGCAGGAGACTGGGGCGGTTGCTTCAGTGTTTTGTTGCTGAGAATCAAGCTTTACGCCTTACTTTGCAGAAAGGCAGTGCATTTGGTGCTTCGTCGGCCAAGCAGGAGTCTGCTGTGCTCTTGTTGG AATCCCTGCTGTTGGGTTCCCTGCTTTGGTTCCTGGGCATCATGTGCCTGTTCTCTCTACCAACACAACCCCAGTCGTATATGGGGGCAGTCCGACTGGGAAACCAGAAAAGTCCAGAAAGTCTGGTTCGAAAAGGAGCAGGAAGTAACATGTTTATATTCCTCCCCCAATTGTTGGTGAACAATAGAAGGTGCAAAGCTTCAAGGACGAAGATGAAACGAGATTTCTTTTTGGTCTGA
- the LOC119999430 gene encoding chlorophyll a-b binding protein 7, chloroplastic isoform X1, which produces MALALPQPRTSPSPISSSSSSLFARDNFLRRLSCTTSPPNPRNYLSGTSTRSPSPVCKASWQELAGVLVFSAIPFTAVKAIANSPLGGTLQRRLQQRKRLAVQEASKLRDLAEKARNESSWHGEGRPRWLGPIPYNYPSYLTGELPGDYGFDIAGLSKDPVALQKYFNFEILHARWAMLASLGALVPEVLDLIGAFHFVEPVWWRVGYSKLKGDTLDYLGIPGLHLAGSQGVLVIAICQVLLMVGPEYARYCGIEALEPLGIYLPGDINYPGGALFDPLNLSKDPVAFEELKVKEIKNGRLAMVAWLGFYVQAALTGKGPVQNLMEHLSDPFHNNLFSLLKSM; this is translated from the exons ATGGCTCTAGCTTTACCTCAGCCCCGCACTTCTCCTTCTCCgatttcctcttcttcatcttctttgtttgCTCGCGATAACTTCCTCCGTAGACTCTCCTGCACAACATCACCCCCCAACCCTCGAAACTACCTCTCCGGTACCTCTACAAGGTCTCCTTCTCCAGTCTGCAAAGCCTCATGGCAAGAG CTTGCTGGAGTCCTCGTATTCTCGGCGATTCCTTTCACGGCCGTCAAAGCAATCGCCAATAGCCCACTCGGGGGGACGCTTCAGCGGCGACTGCAGCAGAGGAAGAGACTCGCTGTTCAGGAAGCCTCCAAGCTACGGGACCTAGCAGAAAAGGCTAGAAATGAGAG TTCATGGCATGGAGAGGGGCGTCCTCGCTGGCTTGGCCCCATTCCGTACAACTATCCTTCATATCTAACTGGAGAACTACCAGGCGATTACGGCTTTGACATTGCAGGTCTGAGCAAGGATCCAGTGGCCTTGCAGAAATATTTTAA CTTTGAAATACTTCATGCTCGTTGGGCTATGCTTGCTTCCCTTGGTGCTTTGGTTCCAGAAGTGTTAGATTTAattggagcatttcactttgtTGAACCTGTCTGGTGGAGAGTTGGCTATTCTAAGCTTAAG GGAGATACATTGGACTACCTTGGCATCCCAGGACTCCACTTAGCTGGAAGCCAAGGAGTGCTAGTCATTGCTATTTGCCAAGTGTTACTGATG GTTGGACCAGAATATGCAAGATATTGCGGGATTGAGGCTTTGGAGCCTCTAGGAATATACTTGCCAGGCGATATTAATTATCCGGGAGGAGCACTTTTTGATCCATTGAACTTGTCGAAAGACCCAGTAGCTTTTGAGGAGCTGAAGGTGAAAGAGATTAAGAATGGACGGTTAGCGATGGTTGCGTGGTTAGGGTTTTATGTACAAGCAGCTTTGACAGGTAAAGGTCCTGTGCAGAATCTTATGGAACATTTATCAGATCCATTTCACAATAATTTGTTTTCGTTGCTGAAATCCATGTAA
- the LOC119999430 gene encoding chlorophyll a-b binding protein 7, chloroplastic isoform X2, whose amino-acid sequence MALALPQPRTSPSPISSSSSSLFARDNFLRRLSCTTSPPNPRNYLSGTSTRSPSPVCKASWQELAGVLVFSAIPFTAVKAIANSPLGGTLQRRLQQRKRLAVQEASKLRDLAEKARNESSWHGEGRPRWLGPIPYNYPSYLTGELPGDYGFDIAGLSKDPVALQKYFNFEILHARWAMLASLGALVPEVLDLIGAFHFVEPVWWRVGYSKLKVGPEYARYCGIEALEPLGIYLPGDINYPGGALFDPLNLSKDPVAFEELKVKEIKNGRLAMVAWLGFYVQAALTGKGPVQNLMEHLSDPFHNNLFSLLKSM is encoded by the exons ATGGCTCTAGCTTTACCTCAGCCCCGCACTTCTCCTTCTCCgatttcctcttcttcatcttctttgtttgCTCGCGATAACTTCCTCCGTAGACTCTCCTGCACAACATCACCCCCCAACCCTCGAAACTACCTCTCCGGTACCTCTACAAGGTCTCCTTCTCCAGTCTGCAAAGCCTCATGGCAAGAG CTTGCTGGAGTCCTCGTATTCTCGGCGATTCCTTTCACGGCCGTCAAAGCAATCGCCAATAGCCCACTCGGGGGGACGCTTCAGCGGCGACTGCAGCAGAGGAAGAGACTCGCTGTTCAGGAAGCCTCCAAGCTACGGGACCTAGCAGAAAAGGCTAGAAATGAGAG TTCATGGCATGGAGAGGGGCGTCCTCGCTGGCTTGGCCCCATTCCGTACAACTATCCTTCATATCTAACTGGAGAACTACCAGGCGATTACGGCTTTGACATTGCAGGTCTGAGCAAGGATCCAGTGGCCTTGCAGAAATATTTTAA CTTTGAAATACTTCATGCTCGTTGGGCTATGCTTGCTTCCCTTGGTGCTTTGGTTCCAGAAGTGTTAGATTTAattggagcatttcactttgtTGAACCTGTCTGGTGGAGAGTTGGCTATTCTAAGCTTAAG GTTGGACCAGAATATGCAAGATATTGCGGGATTGAGGCTTTGGAGCCTCTAGGAATATACTTGCCAGGCGATATTAATTATCCGGGAGGAGCACTTTTTGATCCATTGAACTTGTCGAAAGACCCAGTAGCTTTTGAGGAGCTGAAGGTGAAAGAGATTAAGAATGGACGGTTAGCGATGGTTGCGTGGTTAGGGTTTTATGTACAAGCAGCTTTGACAGGTAAAGGTCCTGTGCAGAATCTTATGGAACATTTATCAGATCCATTTCACAATAATTTGTTTTCGTTGCTGAAATCCATGTAA